One Pyrococcus furiosus DSM 3638 genomic region harbors:
- a CDS encoding YhbY family RNA-binding protein, whose product MVTKRLPGKIRRALRARYYDIEPKAWIGKRGLEESVIKEIENQLARTGVLKVEIRKGALIATKMTRKQIAEKVAELTDSELLEVRGKRFILFKPREGWEKYLKKIKMKEQSRKEIKEEPIRKIKLDIIEFRKKFKRGRG is encoded by the coding sequence ATGGTCACCAAGCGCTTACCTGGGAAAATTAGGCGAGCCCTTAGGGCGAGATATTATGATATAGAGCCAAAAGCGTGGATTGGGAAGAGAGGGTTAGAGGAGAGTGTTATAAAGGAAATAGAGAATCAACTGGCAAGGACTGGAGTTCTAAAAGTCGAAATTAGAAAAGGTGCCCTAATAGCAACTAAAATGACTAGAAAGCAGATAGCTGAAAAAGTTGCCGAGCTAACCGATAGCGAACTTTTAGAAGTTAGGGGCAAAAGATTTATATTATTCAAACCGAGAGAGGGTTGGGAAAAGTATTTAAAGAAGATTAAAATGAAGGAGCAATCAAGGAAAGAAATTAAAGAAGAGCCCATACGTAAGATCAAATTGGATATCATCGAATTTAGAAAGAAATTCAAGAGAGGGAGGGGTTGA
- a CDS encoding 30S ribosomal protein S19e has translation MATVYDVPGDLLVERVAQRLKEIPEIKPPEWAPFVKTGRHKERLPEQEDWWYYRVASILRRVYLDGPVGIERLRTYYGGRKNRGHAPEKFYKAGGSIIRKALQQLEAAGFVEKVPGKGRVITPKGRSFLDKIATELKKELEEIIPELKKY, from the coding sequence ATGGCAACAGTTTATGACGTTCCCGGTGATCTTTTAGTGGAAAGAGTAGCCCAAAGACTGAAGGAGATTCCAGAAATAAAACCACCAGAGTGGGCTCCATTCGTAAAGACAGGAAGACACAAAGAAAGACTTCCAGAGCAGGAAGATTGGTGGTACTATAGAGTTGCATCAATCTTAAGAAGGGTTTACCTTGATGGCCCAGTTGGAATTGAAAGGCTTAGGACTTACTATGGTGGAAGAAAGAACAGAGGACATGCTCCAGAGAAATTCTACAAGGCTGGAGGTAGCATAATAAGAAAGGCCCTACAGCAGTTGGAAGCTGCTGGATTTGTAGAAAAAGTCCCAGGAAAAGGAAGGGTAATAACACCAAAGGGGAGAAGCTTCCTCGATAAAATAGCCACTGAGCTAAAGAAGGAACTTGAAGAAATTATTCCCGAGCTTAAGAAGTATTGA
- a CDS encoding PRC-barrel domain-containing protein codes for MVKIRASKLRDVELITDTGVRLGWVYDLLFEEEGEEKGKILAILAEPDEDIDISKFRITEDELLIIPITAVKSIGEVIIIDSSKLAQVIRAR; via the coding sequence ATGGTAAAGATTAGGGCATCAAAGCTCAGGGATGTTGAACTAATTACTGACACAGGAGTAAGGCTTGGATGGGTCTATGATTTGCTTTTTGAAGAGGAAGGAGAAGAAAAAGGAAAGATACTTGCAATACTTGCAGAGCCAGATGAAGATATTGACATCTCCAAGTTCAGAATTACGGAAGATGAACTGCTCATAATACCGATAACTGCCGTAAAAAGTATTGGAGAAGTTATAATAATTGATTCTTCAAAATTAGCTCAAGTTATCAGAGCAAGATGA
- a CDS encoding DUF447 domain-containing protein, translating to MKLDDSFLTLFPEEDKVYEVLLSTKSNFTPIGVRRQGRVLKFRIFEGRSFRDLEECNYAIIQVVDDTELLAGLAYNLDVKFDVTQGIKVPIRRIEGYPWVEGEVKCRIVKVKDSIGESIAKDCTLTPIYIGIEKRVPRPISRADNVLLELAVLGTRLIVKKKRGLQIKDVAQKIEELYELYRKLGGKSEIAGKIMDILRKHYL from the coding sequence ATGAAGCTTGACGACTCCTTTTTAACTTTATTTCCTGAAGAAGATAAGGTATATGAAGTTCTCCTCTCAACCAAATCAAACTTTACTCCTATTGGAGTTAGAAGACAGGGAAGAGTCTTAAAATTTAGGATTTTTGAGGGAAGAAGCTTTAGAGACTTAGAGGAATGTAATTACGCAATTATTCAAGTCGTCGACGATACTGAGCTCTTAGCAGGGCTAGCATATAACCTTGATGTTAAGTTTGATGTTACCCAGGGGATCAAAGTCCCAATAAGAAGAATAGAAGGCTATCCCTGGGTAGAGGGAGAAGTTAAATGTAGAATTGTAAAAGTAAAAGATTCCATTGGAGAGAGCATTGCAAAAGATTGCACATTAACTCCCATTTATATAGGTATAGAAAAAAGAGTACCCCGGCCAATAAGCAGGGCAGACAACGTTCTCTTAGAGCTAGCAGTTCTCGGAACAAGGCTCATAGTAAAGAAGAAAAGAGGGTTACAAATTAAGGACGTTGCACAAAAGATAGAGGAATTATACGAGCTTTACAGAAAATTGGGAGGAAAAAGCGAAATCGCCGGAAAAATAATGGATATACTAAGAAAGCACTACCTGTAA
- a CDS encoding CARDB domain-containing protein — MKKVALFFFIIVISLFMPPTTAQPTLLISISPKEVEIFPGDSFTINVTLKNVGNETAYNVTVYAIDQIKGVLFTQGYVNALSPGESRNLTLKVYTTNPSAGLYKIHIVAKWGNQLVEDILTLKVRSVVNFSLLIDGSEKVRYGRNATFTLAITSYSNLLLYGDAKVEVKRDGKTIQVLSYKPIVKEGESWVTTLSLPGTEVGNYTILFSANFYGREKKIEHNFTIYRRNLSYTVKFENGKIIVNVFEGENPASDVKVTIDALSFVTGKDGKIEYEVNEPGVYTVTLDLDGKVVEELVRVKTPLLFASQENTTLIVRAVDPDGYPIEGIVIKVFGPKGYIYNVTDSNGIARFNLNDIGYGEVEVSAESSKYLPASTTFITKKPVTPTSNPPSTEATPTKTPTFTPSTTVQTPSPTPVGTKISSRIWEFLFYLALFLGTVLFTSYFAFFRPIIVEDNIGERHFIRVRAPRFLPLKNFEYRMKGYAKEVWATKGEVKIEDGVIVWRIDELEPGEEATLQVVLS; from the coding sequence ATGAAAAAAGTAGCTCTATTTTTCTTTATAATTGTTATTTCACTGTTTATGCCACCCACTACAGCTCAACCAACACTTTTAATTAGCATTTCTCCAAAAGAAGTGGAAATTTTCCCAGGGGATAGCTTCACTATAAATGTCACTTTAAAGAACGTGGGAAATGAAACAGCGTACAACGTGACAGTCTATGCGATAGATCAGATTAAGGGAGTGCTGTTCACCCAAGGTTATGTAAATGCTCTTTCTCCAGGGGAAAGCAGAAATTTAACTTTGAAGGTTTATACAACAAACCCAAGTGCAGGTTTATACAAGATTCACATTGTGGCAAAGTGGGGAAATCAGTTAGTTGAAGATATTTTAACGTTAAAAGTGAGATCAGTCGTTAACTTTTCTCTCTTAATAGATGGGTCTGAAAAAGTCAGATATGGTAGAAATGCTACCTTTACATTGGCCATTACCTCGTATTCTAACCTATTGCTCTACGGAGATGCAAAAGTTGAAGTGAAAAGAGATGGGAAAACTATCCAAGTACTTTCTTATAAACCGATTGTAAAAGAGGGTGAAAGTTGGGTAACAACTTTATCCCTTCCTGGGACTGAGGTTGGGAATTACACCATTCTGTTCTCTGCCAATTTCTATGGAAGGGAAAAGAAAATCGAGCATAACTTTACTATATACAGAAGAAACCTGTCCTACACAGTAAAATTTGAGAACGGGAAGATTATAGTGAACGTCTTTGAAGGTGAAAATCCCGCAAGTGACGTCAAGGTTACGATAGATGCATTAAGCTTTGTTACCGGAAAGGATGGAAAAATAGAGTATGAAGTTAATGAGCCTGGGGTATATACTGTTACACTTGACCTAGATGGAAAAGTTGTAGAAGAGCTGGTTAGGGTTAAGACTCCCCTCTTATTTGCATCTCAGGAAAACACAACCCTAATAGTTAGGGCAGTAGATCCTGACGGTTATCCTATAGAGGGGATTGTGATTAAAGTCTTCGGGCCAAAAGGATATATCTACAATGTCACAGATTCAAATGGTATAGCAAGGTTCAATTTAAATGATATAGGGTATGGAGAAGTTGAAGTTTCTGCAGAAAGTTCAAAGTACTTACCTGCCTCTACCACATTTATAACGAAGAAACCTGTAACGCCCACTTCAAATCCACCTTCAACGGAAGCTACTCCAACAAAGACACCAACCTTTACTCCCTCCACTACCGTTCAAACACCTTCTCCTACTCCAGTAGGGACTAAAATCTCTAGTAGAATTTGGGAATTCCTTTTTTACCTTGCTCTCTTCCTGGGAACAGTGCTGTTTACCTCATACTTTGCATTCTTTAGGCCTATAATCGTGGAAGACAACATAGGGGAAAGGCACTTTATTAGAGTAAGAGCTCCAAGATTTCTTCCGCTTAAAAACTTTGAGTACAGAATGAAAGGCTATGCGAAAGAGGTTTGGGCCACTAAAGGAGAAGTAAAAATTGAAGATGGAGTAATAGTGTGGAGGATAGATGAATTGGAGCCTGGAGAAGAGGCAACTTTACAGGTAGTGCTTTCTTAG
- the hjc gene encoding Holliday junction resolvase Hjc yields MYRKGAQAERELIKLLEKHGFAVVRSAGSKKVDLVAGNGKKYLCIEVKVTKKDHLYVGKRDMGRLIEFSRRFGGIPVLAVKFLNVGWRFIEVSPKIEKFVFTPSSGVSLEVLLGIQKTLEGKS; encoded by the coding sequence ATGTATAGAAAAGGGGCCCAGGCAGAGAGAGAATTGATTAAGCTCTTGGAAAAGCATGGATTTGCTGTGGTGAGGTCGGCAGGGAGCAAGAAAGTTGACTTAGTTGCAGGTAATGGAAAGAAGTATTTGTGCATAGAAGTTAAGGTTACAAAGAAAGATCATTTGTACGTGGGAAAGAGAGACATGGGCAGATTAATAGAATTTTCAAGAAGGTTTGGAGGGATCCCAGTGTTGGCTGTGAAGTTCTTAAATGTTGGGTGGAGGTTTATTGAGGTAAGCCCAAAAATTGAGAAGTTTGTCTTCACGCCTTCTAGCGGAGTATCTCTTGAGGTATTGTTGGGAATACAAAAAACGTTGGAGGGGAAATCATGA
- a CDS encoding DEAD/DEAH box helicase, with translation MHILIKKAIKERFGKLNALQQLAFHKIRGEGKSVLIIAPTGSGKTEAAVIPILDAILRENLKPIAAIYIAPLKALNRDLLERLKWWEEKTGVIIEVRHGDTPTSKRLKQVKNPPHLLITTPEMLPAILTTKSFRPYLKNTKFIVIDEIGELIENKRGTQLILNLKRLELITEDKPIRIGLSATIGSEEKVRLWMEADEVVKPRLKKKYKFTVLYPQPIPEDEKLAEELKVPIEVATRLRVVWDIVEKHKKVLIFVNTRQFAEILGHRLKAWGKPVEVHHGSLSREARIEAEKKLKEGKIKALICTSSMELGIDIGDVDAVIQYMSPRQVNRLVQRAGRSKHRLWETSEAYIITTNVEDYLQSLAIAKLALEGKLEDVNPYENALDVLAHFIVGLTIEYRNVNITEPYSLAKSTYPYRKLSWEDYQKVLEILEEARIIRRDGDAIKLGKNAFKYYFENLSTIPDEISYAVIDIASGKSVGRLDENFVTELEESMEFIMHGRSWIVLEINEKERIIKVKESNNLESALPSWEGELIPVPLEVAEFVGKLKRELLWDKERALKLLEGVEFNKEELEVAISQLVESEPVASDRDIIIESYPKFVIIHADFGNKINEGLTRFISVFLSARYGNIFLPRSQAHGIIIRSPFRLNPEEIKEILLMKAEVGDIVARGIRDTPIYRWKMSAIAKRFGALRRDARIKKVERLFEGTIIEKETFNEIYHDKIDIDKTEKILEKIRKGEIRMKTLFREEITPLSSSLATLGGEFLIRDILTQEEVEEIFREKLLDAELVMVCTNCGFSWRTKVRRVMDRVNELSCPKCDSKMIAPLHPKDSETFISALKKLKRGEKLSREEEKYYLRGLKAADLLKAYGKDALLALATYGVGVESATRILRDYRGKSLIKALIEAEKHYIQTRKFWE, from the coding sequence ATGCACATATTGATAAAAAAGGCAATAAAAGAGAGATTTGGAAAGTTGAATGCCCTTCAACAATTAGCCTTTCATAAAATTAGGGGAGAAGGTAAAAGTGTTTTAATAATAGCTCCGACAGGAAGCGGAAAAACTGAAGCCGCAGTAATTCCAATCTTAGACGCAATACTACGGGAGAATCTTAAACCTATAGCAGCTATTTATATAGCCCCATTGAAGGCACTAAATAGGGACTTGCTAGAGAGACTAAAGTGGTGGGAAGAAAAAACTGGGGTAATAATAGAGGTTAGGCATGGGGACACGCCTACCTCAAAAAGATTGAAGCAGGTAAAAAATCCTCCCCACCTATTAATTACAACCCCTGAAATGCTCCCTGCTATTCTTACGACAAAGTCCTTCCGTCCCTATCTTAAGAACACTAAATTTATCGTGATAGACGAGATTGGTGAACTTATAGAGAATAAAAGAGGAACCCAGCTAATCCTAAATCTAAAAAGACTTGAATTAATTACAGAAGATAAACCAATAAGGATTGGCCTTTCTGCAACAATTGGAAGTGAAGAAAAGGTAAGGCTTTGGATGGAAGCGGATGAAGTGGTAAAGCCTCGACTAAAAAAGAAGTACAAATTTACCGTTTTATACCCTCAGCCAATTCCAGAGGATGAAAAGCTTGCTGAAGAGCTCAAAGTTCCAATAGAAGTTGCAACGAGGCTAAGAGTTGTGTGGGATATTGTAGAAAAGCACAAGAAGGTATTGATCTTTGTTAATACCCGACAATTTGCAGAGATCTTAGGGCATAGACTTAAAGCTTGGGGAAAACCTGTTGAAGTTCACCATGGTAGCCTTTCAAGGGAAGCAAGAATAGAGGCAGAGAAGAAACTTAAGGAAGGAAAAATAAAAGCACTAATTTGTACCTCATCAATGGAACTTGGCATTGACATAGGGGATGTTGATGCAGTTATTCAGTACATGAGTCCTCGACAGGTAAATAGGCTAGTCCAGAGAGCTGGAAGAAGCAAACATAGACTGTGGGAAACAAGCGAGGCTTACATCATAACCACAAACGTAGAAGATTATCTCCAAAGCTTGGCAATAGCAAAGCTCGCACTAGAAGGAAAACTGGAAGATGTAAATCCCTACGAAAATGCCCTTGATGTCCTGGCTCACTTTATAGTTGGTTTGACAATAGAATACAGAAATGTTAACATTACTGAACCCTATTCCCTTGCGAAATCTACTTATCCCTACAGAAAGCTCTCCTGGGAAGACTATCAGAAAGTTTTAGAGATTTTAGAAGAGGCTAGAATAATAAGAAGAGATGGAGATGCAATTAAGCTGGGAAAAAATGCCTTTAAGTATTATTTCGAGAACCTCTCAACAATACCTGACGAAATAAGTTATGCAGTTATAGATATTGCAAGTGGAAAATCTGTTGGAAGACTAGATGAAAACTTTGTTACGGAACTTGAAGAGAGTATGGAATTCATCATGCATGGAAGAAGCTGGATCGTGCTGGAAATTAACGAAAAAGAAAGGATAATAAAGGTTAAGGAGAGCAACAATTTAGAAAGTGCACTGCCAAGTTGGGAAGGGGAGCTCATTCCAGTTCCTTTGGAAGTTGCAGAATTTGTTGGAAAGCTGAAGAGAGAGCTCCTATGGGACAAAGAGAGAGCATTAAAACTGCTTGAGGGCGTTGAATTTAATAAGGAAGAACTCGAGGTTGCAATTTCCCAACTAGTAGAATCAGAACCAGTGGCGAGTGATAGAGATATCATTATAGAATCCTATCCAAAATTTGTGATAATTCATGCTGATTTTGGAAATAAAATTAACGAAGGGCTCACAAGATTTATCTCAGTGTTTTTATCCGCCCGATATGGGAATATTTTCCTCCCAAGAAGTCAAGCTCATGGAATTATAATTAGAAGCCCATTTAGGCTTAATCCTGAAGAAATAAAGGAAATACTGTTAATGAAAGCAGAAGTTGGAGATATTGTTGCTAGAGGAATTAGAGACACTCCAATATACCGCTGGAAGATGAGTGCAATTGCTAAGAGATTCGGTGCCCTAAGAAGGGACGCGAGAATAAAAAAAGTAGAAAGGCTGTTTGAAGGGACAATAATAGAGAAGGAGACTTTTAATGAAATTTACCATGATAAAATCGACATTGATAAAACAGAGAAAATTCTAGAAAAAATAAGAAAGGGAGAAATTAGAATGAAAACTTTGTTCAGAGAGGAAATAACGCCTCTTTCCTCTTCTTTGGCAACCCTAGGAGGAGAGTTTCTAATTAGAGATATACTTACCCAGGAGGAAGTAGAAGAGATATTTAGGGAGAAGTTACTCGATGCTGAGTTAGTCATGGTTTGTACAAACTGCGGATTTTCCTGGAGAACAAAAGTTCGCAGGGTTATGGATAGAGTCAATGAGTTAAGCTGTCCCAAGTGTGATTCCAAAATGATAGCTCCTCTACACCCCAAAGATTCCGAAACTTTCATCTCAGCTCTCAAAAAGTTAAAAAGAGGAGAAAAGCTTAGTAGGGAAGAAGAAAAGTATTACCTTAGAGGTTTAAAGGCGGCTGATTTACTTAAAGCCTACGGGAAGGACGCTCTTTTAGCATTAGCTACCTATGGGGTTGGGGTAGAAAGCGCCACCAGAATACTTAGGGATTATAGAGGAAAATCCCTTATAAAAGCACTTATCGAGGCAGAGAAACACTACATCCAAACTAGAAAGTTTTGGGAATAG
- a CDS encoding prenyltransferase/squalene oxidase repeat-containing protein → MRKLYVLSLLLLIILGSSAVSASILEYSSKITYDYSLETDKIKDLSLSLLALAVATDKAESLDRKKLWEVTEKLLSHQNGDGGWGYFYGSVSSVPDTGYALLALGTALEKFEGEYDKEYKIKRAINRGVEFLLDNYNGEGWGYLKKMPTSYYPTLIAVVALSSLNRGYPYTEIAFSNVLKNTIPEKPEELALWILAYYNIYKEEPTNVVEKLIKSVKEDYEYPLAAYVLLKVRGLDFEAAKLLAKAESYNESWTSPYYPIYTTMAFSLVSESIIPQGEDKLAKYCALLENMQNEDGGWGIYKGSPSDVRVTYYALMSMKICNPQSEAVYRGLEFMRREMEKNKELILMDGKLRDEYLYALLALLEYRSLDWNERKVERALIESSEWGFAYGKQPLTTALAIKALLKMGADKTTPIVKENIEWLLRIKKNGGWGFIFRTVIVDWNYAPEYPATIEIFNVLWPLVDEEDLKDTIELLRKTPPRIEWQKLYAYLSLSEKSIEPYWSPEISESENNSLTVAMLVRYYSMFPGVAKVNLYSVITELKDKNVSMITTTEVLKDTVKAMLKDNFNIIVNETVFADPELLEVPERGNWIVIAPISAVKVHEYNADVKVRVGEEIKVNDLPVEGKAILFIIPGRNRNGNLIFILYTEPKEYAEKLAEVIFSQPIIKYIHGKCVVITWKDTNNNGNVEIEEIDMKFLK, encoded by the coding sequence ATGAGAAAGTTGTATGTACTATCCCTACTCCTGCTAATAATCTTGGGAAGTTCCGCGGTAAGCGCGAGCATACTTGAGTATTCTAGCAAAATAACATATGATTACTCACTTGAAACGGACAAGATAAAAGATCTCAGCCTTAGCCTGCTTGCCCTTGCAGTTGCAACAGACAAAGCTGAAAGCCTAGACAGAAAGAAGTTGTGGGAGGTTACTGAAAAGCTACTCTCTCATCAGAACGGAGATGGAGGATGGGGATACTTTTATGGCAGCGTTAGCTCAGTCCCAGATACTGGATATGCTCTTTTAGCTTTAGGAACTGCACTTGAAAAGTTTGAAGGAGAGTATGATAAAGAGTATAAAATTAAAAGGGCAATAAATCGTGGAGTGGAATTTCTCCTCGATAACTATAATGGAGAAGGGTGGGGATACCTAAAGAAAATGCCCACTAGTTACTATCCCACATTAATAGCGGTTGTTGCTCTTTCTTCTCTCAATAGAGGATATCCATATACAGAGATTGCATTTTCAAATGTTCTAAAAAATACAATCCCAGAGAAACCGGAAGAACTTGCGCTATGGATTCTTGCCTATTACAATATCTATAAAGAAGAACCAACGAATGTTGTAGAAAAGCTAATTAAGAGTGTCAAAGAGGACTATGAATATCCTTTAGCAGCATACGTTTTGTTAAAAGTTAGAGGACTTGACTTTGAAGCAGCCAAGTTATTGGCAAAAGCAGAGAGCTATAATGAGTCCTGGACAAGTCCATATTATCCAATATACACGACGATGGCATTTTCTTTAGTCTCAGAAAGCATTATACCCCAAGGAGAGGATAAGCTCGCCAAATATTGTGCTCTTCTAGAGAACATGCAAAATGAAGATGGAGGATGGGGAATATACAAGGGTTCACCCTCAGATGTTAGAGTCACATATTATGCCCTAATGAGCATGAAAATCTGCAATCCCCAGAGCGAAGCTGTTTATAGAGGATTAGAATTTATGAGAAGGGAGATGGAAAAGAACAAAGAACTAATCCTAATGGATGGAAAGTTAAGAGATGAGTACTTGTATGCACTTTTAGCACTACTCGAATATAGAAGCTTGGACTGGAATGAGAGAAAAGTAGAAAGAGCCCTAATAGAGAGTTCGGAATGGGGCTTTGCATATGGTAAGCAACCCCTTACCACAGCTCTCGCCATTAAAGCCCTTTTAAAAATGGGTGCCGATAAAACTACTCCTATCGTAAAAGAGAACATAGAATGGTTATTAAGGATAAAGAAAAACGGAGGATGGGGCTTTATCTTTAGAACTGTGATAGTTGATTGGAATTATGCTCCAGAGTACCCCGCAACTATTGAAATTTTCAACGTTCTTTGGCCATTGGTAGACGAAGAAGACCTCAAAGATACTATAGAGCTTCTTAGAAAAACTCCACCAAGAATAGAATGGCAGAAGTTATACGCCTATCTATCATTATCCGAGAAGAGCATTGAGCCTTACTGGAGCCCAGAAATTTCAGAAAGTGAAAACAATTCATTAACAGTAGCTATGCTCGTAAGGTACTATTCAATGTTCCCAGGAGTAGCAAAAGTCAATTTATATTCAGTCATCACAGAACTAAAAGACAAAAATGTTTCCATGATAACAACTACAGAAGTCCTTAAAGACACTGTGAAAGCAATGCTAAAGGATAATTTCAACATCATAGTTAACGAAACTGTTTTTGCTGATCCTGAATTATTAGAAGTTCCAGAAAGAGGCAATTGGATCGTCATAGCTCCAATATCAGCTGTGAAAGTTCATGAGTACAATGCAGACGTGAAAGTAAGGGTAGGAGAAGAGATAAAAGTTAATGACCTTCCAGTAGAAGGAAAAGCAATTCTATTCATTATTCCAGGGAGAAACAGGAATGGAAACTTAATATTCATCCTATATACAGAGCCTAAAGAGTACGCAGAAAAGCTTGCAGAAGTTATTTTCTCACAACCTATAATAAAGTACATCCATGGTAAATGTGTGGTAATAACATGGAAAGATACTAACAACAATGGAAACGTTGAAATTGAAGAGATTGACATGAAATTCCTAAAATAG
- a CDS encoding tubulin/FtsZ family protein has protein sequence MRAIIIGIGQCGTKIADIFSLVDFEALAINTSRGDLEYLKHIPPDRRILIGESIVGGKGVNANPVLGREAMKRDLPMVMKKISSLVGFEDVDIFFLTFGFGGGTGAGGTPVLAEALKEEYPDSLVVAIGALPLKEEGIRPTINAAITIDKLSKIVDSIIAIDNNKLKESNEDISQAYERINYAIVERIASLLALIDVPGEQTLDASDLKFVLRAMGSFATVGYAKADATKIKSLSRLIIRSFENEGLYLDVNIESALYGLVAIHGPPEALKANEIFEALNELTQRIRGKQIFRGFYPDPREREVEVVTLLSGIYESKSIEEIVITAKKYAQEFLKAKEEGESKKKKLLSGLPDFDDIYPGEADDQS, from the coding sequence GTGCGAGCCATAATAATTGGAATTGGTCAGTGTGGAACAAAAATAGCAGATATATTCTCCTTAGTTGATTTCGAGGCTTTGGCTATCAACACATCAAGAGGAGATCTAGAGTACCTAAAGCACATTCCTCCAGACCGAAGAATCTTGATAGGAGAGAGTATAGTGGGAGGAAAAGGTGTCAACGCAAATCCAGTGCTGGGTAGAGAGGCTATGAAAAGAGACCTTCCAATGGTAATGAAAAAGATATCCTCTCTAGTAGGATTTGAAGATGTTGATATCTTCTTCCTAACCTTTGGTTTTGGAGGGGGAACAGGAGCTGGGGGAACCCCAGTATTAGCAGAGGCCTTAAAAGAGGAATATCCAGACTCCCTCGTGGTAGCAATAGGAGCCCTACCCTTAAAAGAAGAAGGAATACGACCAACGATCAATGCTGCAATCACAATCGATAAGCTATCTAAGATAGTGGACTCGATAATAGCAATTGACAATAACAAGTTAAAAGAAAGTAACGAAGACATTAGCCAGGCCTACGAGAGGATAAATTATGCAATCGTGGAGAGAATAGCCTCCTTACTGGCTTTAATAGATGTCCCAGGGGAGCAAACTTTAGATGCAAGCGACTTAAAATTTGTGTTGAGGGCTATGGGGAGCTTTGCAACAGTAGGTTACGCAAAGGCAGACGCAACAAAAATCAAAAGTTTATCTAGACTGATAATAAGATCTTTCGAAAACGAGGGTTTATACCTTGATGTTAATATAGAATCAGCTCTTTACGGCTTAGTTGCAATCCACGGACCTCCAGAAGCATTGAAGGCAAACGAGATCTTTGAGGCATTGAACGAGCTAACCCAAAGGATAAGAGGAAAGCAAATTTTTAGAGGATTTTATCCAGATCCCAGGGAAAGGGAAGTTGAGGTAGTTACATTGCTCAGTGGAATTTACGAAAGTAAGAGCATTGAAGAGATCGTTATTACAGCCAAAAAATATGCTCAAGAATTTTTAAAAGCTAAGGAAGAGGGAGAATCTAAAAAGAAGAAGCTACTAAGTGGATTGCCAGATTTCGATGACATATACCCAGGTGAAGCAGATGATCAAAGTTAA
- a CDS encoding class III signal peptide-containing protein, with protein MKKGQVSLEFLFIFMIFTLILIYSIRMTTFESGPSVEVARTQISLEEKALADAISNTISQVYAHGPGSKSTTYVHLTYLRWKTQIERVYGINNPSIFITYKNGTCVTIKGVSWIEEGGNKTVFCSESLLKVDWSNNGTIYNPSTTHAGNQGLEIPVEKLKKTLKIVVEWNPDKSPEWSYNEAEGTLYINIGIG; from the coding sequence ATGAAGAAAGGTCAGGTCTCACTGGAATTCCTCTTCATATTTATGATATTCACATTAATCCTCATATACTCAATAAGGATGACAACATTTGAGAGTGGGCCTTCAGTAGAGGTCGCAAGAACCCAAATTAGTCTTGAAGAGAAAGCCTTAGCCGATGCAATTTCAAATACAATAAGCCAAGTATATGCCCACGGCCCTGGTTCAAAGTCTACAACATATGTTCACTTAACATATCTAAGATGGAAAACACAGATAGAGAGGGTTTACGGAATTAATAATCCCAGCATATTCATTACCTACAAAAATGGAACCTGTGTAACGATAAAAGGAGTATCTTGGATAGAGGAAGGAGGAAACAAAACGGTATTTTGTTCTGAATCTCTGCTTAAAGTTGACTGGTCAAACAACGGTACTATTTATAACCCATCCACTACTCACGCAGGAAATCAAGGGCTAGAGATCCCCGTGGAAAAGCTCAAAAAGACCCTTAAGATAGTTGTGGAGTGGAATCCAGATAAAAGCCCAGAGTGGAGTTACAATGAAGCTGAGGGAACTCTATATATAAACATTGGAATAGGGTGA